A genomic stretch from Caloranaerobacter sp. TR13 includes:
- a CDS encoding ParB/RepB/Spo0J family partition protein has translation MTKKRRGLGKGLAALIPDEPLNNIENNDKDRVISVDVSLIKPNKEQPRREFTLDSLNELAESLKVHGLIQPIIVRKIDDGYELVAGERRWRAAKIAGLKEIPCIVRDFESRKSAEIALVENIQREDLNPIEEAIAYKRLMENYNLTQEEISTIVGKSRPYVANTLRLLNLSQEVISFILEGKLTSGHGRALLQIDDLNKQIKLAKEIIEKRLSVREAEKLVKELKNEVKSKKNNKKESKRDPFTLEIEEQLRKILGTKVQISKGKKKGKIEIEYYSQDDLDRILDIILNS, from the coding sequence ATGACAAAAAAGAGAAGAGGTTTAGGAAAAGGACTTGCAGCTTTAATACCAGATGAGCCTTTAAATAATATAGAAAATAATGATAAAGATAGAGTAATAAGTGTTGATGTGTCACTGATAAAGCCGAACAAAGAGCAGCCAAGACGTGAATTTACTTTAGATTCACTTAATGAACTAGCTGAATCATTAAAGGTACATGGTTTAATCCAACCTATTATTGTTAGAAAAATTGACGATGGATATGAACTTGTAGCTGGAGAAAGAAGATGGAGAGCTGCAAAAATAGCAGGACTTAAGGAAATACCTTGTATAGTAAGAGATTTTGAAAGTAGAAAGTCTGCAGAAATTGCTTTGGTTGAGAATATCCAAAGAGAAGATTTAAATCCAATTGAAGAAGCAATAGCTTATAAAAGGTTAATGGAGAATTATAATCTTACACAAGAAGAGATATCTACTATTGTAGGTAAGAGTAGACCTTATGTGGCTAATACATTAAGATTATTAAATTTAAGTCAAGAAGTAATTAGTTTTATTTTAGAAGGTAAATTAACTAGTGGTCATGGAAGAGCTTTATTACAAATAGATGATTTAAATAAGCAAATTAAATTGGCTAAAGAAATAATAGAAAAAAGATTAAGTGTTCGTGAAGCTGAAAAATTAGTTAAAGAATTAAAAAATGAGGTAAAAAGCAAGAAAAATAATAAAAAGGAATCAAAAAGAGATCCATTTACTTTAGAGATAGAAGAACAATTAAGAAAGATTTTAGGAACTAAAGTTCAGATAAGCAAAGGAAAAAAGAAAGGAAAAATTGAGATAGAATATTACAGTCAAGATGATTTGGATAGAATATTAGATATAATT
- a CDS encoding ParA family protein encodes MAKIIAVFNQKGGVGKTTTNVNLTACLARKGKKILVIDIDPQGNTTSGFGINKNDVEISIYDSIINGVDIRKIIINTDIENLYLAPSNVELAGAEIELTKRPDRELTLRNVIKDIRNDYDYIFIDCPPSLGLLTINSLVAVDSVLIPIQCEYYALEGVSQLMDTIRLVKKSLNPDLEIEGVVLSMFDGRTNLSIQVVDEVKKYFKGKVYTTIIPRNVRLAEAPSHGLPIIDYDPKSRGAEAYMELAEEFLEYVEDVI; translated from the coding sequence TACTAATGTAAATCTTACAGCATGTCTTGCTAGAAAAGGGAAAAAGATATTAGTTATAGATATTGATCCTCAGGGAAATACAACTAGTGGGTTTGGCATAAATAAAAATGACGTGGAAATTTCTATCTATGATTCTATAATCAATGGTGTAGATATAAGGAAAATAATAATAAATACAGATATAGAAAATTTATATTTAGCACCTTCTAACGTAGAATTAGCTGGTGCTGAAATAGAACTGACTAAAAGGCCAGATAGGGAATTAACTTTAAGAAATGTTATAAAAGATATTAGAAATGATTACGACTATATTTTTATAGATTGTCCTCCATCTTTAGGTTTGTTGACTATCAATTCTTTAGTGGCAGTTGATAGTGTTTTGATACCTATTCAATGTGAATATTATGCTTTAGAAGGTGTTAGTCAATTAATGGATACTATTAGATTAGTGAAAAAGAGTTTAAATCCTGATTTAGAAATAGAAGGCGTTGTTTTGAGTATGTTTGATGGTAGGACAAATTTATCAATACAAGTAGTAGATGAGGTTAAGAAATATTTTAAGGGGAAAGTATATACAACAATAATACCAAGGAATGTTAGATTAGCTGAAGCTCCAAGTCATGGTTTACCTATTATCGATTATGATCCTAAATCTAGAGGAGCAGAGGCTTATATGGAATTAGCTGAAGAATTTCTAGAATACGTAGAGGATGTGATTTAA